Proteins encoded in a region of the Schaalia hyovaginalis genome:
- a CDS encoding TadE/TadG family type IV pilus assembly protein has translation MTPMGAPVLRGTADRAAGRGERGSTTVELAIGFGVVVLILALILALSSIGITRQQLCRAAGEAARAAVEGASDPDLVGSEALGALLGRGARVYALREGAWVTARASLPAHGLIGWAIPEASCEVRARLSVMTP, from the coding sequence ATGACTCCCATGGGCGCCCCAGTGCTTCGCGGGACAGCGGATCGAGCGGCGGGGCGAGGCGAACGGGGATCGACAACGGTCGAGTTGGCGATCGGTTTCGGAGTCGTCGTCCTCATCCTCGCCCTCATCCTCGCGCTATCGTCCATCGGCATCACCCGTCAGCAGCTCTGCCGGGCCGCGGGCGAGGCGGCTCGCGCAGCGGTCGAGGGCGCGTCCGATCCCGATCTCGTCGGCTCCGAGGCGCTCGGGGCTCTCTTGGGGCGCGGAGCCCGCGTTTACGCGCTCCGGGAGGGGGCCTGGGTGACTGCGAGGGCCTCCCTGCCCGCGCACGGCCTCATCGGCTGGGCGATCCCCGAAGCCTCCTGCGAGGTCAGGGCCCGTCTGTCGGTGATGACCCCGTGA
- a CDS encoding phosphatase PAP2 family protein codes for MPDRAFRPGDSPGSNQSGGASGGSGRGPVPAAHPDRWYTWALRRRVLGALVCALLAFALGRTAVGTARGQGMDTLFMESAIHWSDRFGGVSKLVTSLVSLPMIVLVGVLIAFFALIRRRRTLAGRALAVVLGANATTQLVKWLLDRPDLHVTTAIPNSLPSGHTTVAISFALALVMVAPNWSRGPVAWLGWAWTALMGVSVMVSAWHRLADVLVAVLIAGAWALALTPIERRERHVPQARRVMAVLVLVLLVLALLLSFAALRGVDLVAVATPGASGFGYSEFLAEHAWRARLLALAGTAWVAGACGAVLHEVDALCVNRS; via the coding sequence ATGCCTGATCGGGCTTTCCGCCCCGGTGATTCTCCGGGTTCGAATCAGTCCGGGGGCGCGTCGGGGGGTTCCGGCCGCGGCCCTGTGCCCGCTGCGCATCCGGACCGGTGGTACACCTGGGCGCTGAGGCGCAGGGTCCTCGGGGCCCTCGTGTGCGCCCTCCTCGCCTTCGCCCTCGGCCGCACTGCCGTGGGAACCGCGCGGGGCCAGGGCATGGACACGCTCTTCATGGAATCGGCGATCCACTGGTCGGACCGATTCGGCGGGGTGTCTAAGCTCGTGACCTCGCTCGTTTCGCTGCCGATGATCGTCCTCGTCGGCGTGCTCATCGCCTTCTTCGCGCTGATCCGCCGCAGACGCACCCTCGCCGGACGGGCCCTGGCGGTGGTCCTGGGTGCGAATGCGACGACTCAGCTGGTCAAGTGGCTGCTCGACCGGCCCGACCTCCACGTGACCACGGCGATTCCCAACTCGCTCCCCTCCGGGCACACGACGGTCGCGATCTCCTTCGCCCTGGCGCTCGTCATGGTGGCGCCGAACTGGTCGCGCGGTCCGGTGGCCTGGTTGGGATGGGCGTGGACGGCCCTCATGGGCGTGTCGGTCATGGTGTCGGCATGGCACCGTCTCGCCGACGTCCTCGTCGCCGTCCTCATCGCGGGCGCCTGGGCCCTGGCGCTGACCCCGATCGAACGGCGGGAGCGCCACGTCCCGCAGGCGCGACGCGTGATGGCGGTCCTCGTCCTCGTCCTCCTCGTCCTCGCCTTGCTGCTCTCCTTCGCGGCGCTTAGGGGCGTCGACCTCGTCGCGGTCGCGACTCCCGGGGCTTCGGGCTTCGGCTATTCGGAGTTCCTCGCGGAGCACGCATGGCGGGCGCGGCTGCTCGCCTTGGCCGGGACCGCCTGGGTGGCGGGCGCGTGCGGCGCGGTGCTCCACGAGGTCGATGCGCTCTGCGTGAATCGGTCCTGA
- a CDS encoding YbjN domain-containing protein has translation MPAATPVNTDRIRAMLSDRDVSFGEYDEAELAVPTLNAVYFWDTSNPQILQLRAQWRGIATTDAQFAALVEEVAKCNSMRTGPKAYLAPFEDGKQYGLIAECNVIATDGLTPAQLDSFCETSMTMIMGFLADLEDALPDFVDWRETDADEEPRS, from the coding sequence GTGCCCGCCGCGACCCCAGTGAATACCGACCGCATCCGCGCGATGCTGTCGGACCGAGACGTCTCCTTCGGCGAGTACGACGAGGCCGAACTCGCCGTCCCCACCCTCAACGCCGTCTACTTCTGGGACACCTCGAACCCGCAGATCCTGCAGCTGCGCGCCCAATGGCGGGGCATCGCCACGACCGACGCCCAGTTCGCCGCCCTGGTCGAGGAGGTGGCCAAGTGCAACTCCATGCGCACCGGGCCCAAGGCCTACCTCGCGCCCTTCGAGGACGGCAAGCAGTACGGCCTCATCGCCGAATGCAATGTCATCGCCACCGACGGCCTCACCCCCGCCCAGCTCGACAGCTTCTGCGAGACCTCGATGACGATGATCATGGGATTCCTCGCCGATCTCGAGGACGCGCTTCCCGACTTCGTGGATTGGCGCGAGACCGACGCCGATGAGGAGCCCCGCTCATGA
- a CDS encoding DUF4244 domain-containing protein → MRQHIRTAVRALIAPAQEGFEEEGSTTVEYAIGAIAAAGFAGLLVVVLKSGAVKGLLQGIITTALTF, encoded by the coding sequence ATGAGACAGCACATCCGCACCGCGGTTCGCGCCCTGATCGCCCCGGCGCAGGAGGGCTTCGAAGAGGAGGGATCGACGACAGTCGAGTACGCGATCGGCGCGATCGCCGCTGCGGGATTCGCGGGGCTCCTCGTCGTCGTCTTGAAATCGGGCGCGGTCAAGGGACTGCTGCAAGGAATCATCACGACGGCTCTCACGTTCTGA
- a CDS encoding Rv3654c family TadE-like protein: MNATGSASPRWARLLRALAGPGSGLPTDCASGPDRSRGRDSGICGSRVARRRSGGDADRNRIERSRPARSRNGPDGESGSGTILVAGLAALALTCALILAASSVALGERARVDAVAALSALAGADISATALWEDVGDRPCATADAVARENGTVMESCEVLGADTRVIVSVRRSILGFNAPIRARARAGPLTELTEGGVDPVPEE, encoded by the coding sequence GTGAACGCCACCGGCTCGGCGTCGCCGCGGTGGGCTCGCCTGTTGCGGGCGCTCGCGGGCCCGGGGAGCGGTCTGCCGACGGACTGCGCATCGGGCCCCGACCGGAGTCGGGGGAGGGATTCAGGGATCTGCGGCTCCAGGGTCGCGCGTCGGCGCAGCGGCGGCGATGCGGATCGGAATCGGATCGAGCGCTCCCGTCCGGCGAGGAGCCGGAATGGTCCCGACGGCGAATCCGGCTCCGGAACGATCCTCGTCGCAGGGCTCGCCGCCCTGGCTCTCACCTGCGCATTGATCCTCGCCGCTTCGTCCGTGGCTCTGGGTGAGCGCGCCCGAGTCGATGCGGTCGCCGCGCTCAGCGCGCTCGCGGGCGCCGACATCTCGGCGACCGCGCTGTGGGAAGACGTCGGGGATCGGCCCTGCGCGACAGCCGACGCGGTGGCGCGCGAGAACGGGACGGTCATGGAATCCTGCGAGGTGCTGGGAGCCGACACCCGGGTGATCGTGTCCGTTCGCAGGTCGATCCTCGGGTTCAACGCCCCGATCCGAGCGCGGGCGCGCGCCGGTCCGCTGACAGAGCTGACGGAAGGGGGCGTCGATCCCGTACCGGAGGAGTAA
- a CDS encoding LytR C-terminal domain-containing protein has protein sequence MTSQMPALTPRQRFLKERQRKQTLTFAITTAIMAALALVSGLVLTGLLPVPFGNGFSKPIKYASAGLVPCPPEGATPVSPESVKVQVLNTASRQGLALTASTMLTNIGYSPLEAGNATPEYSGTAEINAGPAAVVDAYTVARFFPKSKVVLTESTDRTVTVLLGTFYDPAVSPDELHRISESKAAFKAPAGCLPLSNEALAALEAPQSAQSGAQSGAQSGEAAAQSEE, from the coding sequence GTGACCTCCCAGATGCCGGCTCTCACCCCGCGACAGCGCTTCCTCAAGGAGCGCCAACGCAAGCAGACGCTCACCTTCGCGATCACGACCGCGATCATGGCGGCCCTCGCCCTCGTGAGCGGACTCGTCCTCACCGGCCTTCTGCCGGTCCCCTTCGGCAACGGCTTCTCCAAGCCGATCAAGTACGCGAGCGCCGGGTTGGTCCCCTGCCCGCCCGAAGGGGCGACTCCCGTGAGCCCGGAGTCCGTCAAGGTCCAGGTCCTCAACACGGCGAGCCGGCAGGGCCTCGCATTGACCGCCTCGACGATGCTCACCAACATCGGATACTCGCCGCTCGAAGCCGGGAACGCGACACCGGAGTATTCGGGGACGGCGGAGATCAACGCCGGACCCGCGGCGGTCGTCGACGCGTACACGGTGGCCCGCTTCTTCCCGAAGTCGAAGGTCGTCCTCACCGAATCCACCGACAGGACCGTGACCGTGCTCCTGGGGACCTTCTACGACCCGGCAGTCTCGCCCGATGAGCTTCACAGGATCTCCGAGTCGAAAGCCGCCTTCAAGGCCCCCGCCGGATGCCTTCCCCTCTCCAACGAGGCCCTCGCCGCCCTCGAAGCCCCGCAGTCGGCCCAGTCGGGCGCGCAATCGGGCGCCCAGTCGGGCGAAGCGGCGGCCCAGTCGGAGGAGTGA
- a CDS encoding YbjN domain-containing protein: MNPLYAVPDDDASPYPLDFDRLVEHVRELGYGLDVIVEGRAAGAIFDTIPFHFSIDASGRFLSIRAMWDTGLPFAPSQHAIFAAADSWNREKYFPTVYAMPGQDRNAEVLGDLVLDITQGVSNDQLTQNIRAGISTGLDAMAYMQEAAAQTLGWVDPRAK, from the coding sequence ATGAACCCCCTCTACGCAGTCCCCGATGATGACGCCTCGCCCTACCCCCTCGACTTCGACCGGCTGGTCGAGCACGTCCGCGAGCTGGGCTACGGCCTCGACGTGATCGTCGAGGGCCGAGCCGCCGGAGCGATCTTCGACACGATCCCCTTCCACTTCTCGATCGACGCATCCGGGCGATTCCTCTCGATCCGCGCCATGTGGGACACGGGCCTGCCCTTCGCCCCCTCCCAGCACGCGATCTTCGCCGCGGCCGATTCTTGGAACCGGGAGAAGTACTTCCCGACCGTGTACGCCATGCCCGGTCAGGACCGCAACGCCGAAGTGCTCGGCGACCTCGTGCTCGACATCACCCAGGGCGTATCGAACGACCAGCTCACGCAGAACATCAGAGCGGGCATCTCCACGGGACTCGACGCGATGGCCTACATGCAGGAGGCCGCGGCGCAGACTCTCGGCTGGGTCGATCCGCGCGCGAAATGA
- a CDS encoding ribonucleoside triphosphate reductase: MDEAVQNRSARYDVDAIGTVEEYLDRSDWRVNANANQGYSLGGLILNSAGKIIANYWLEQIYTPEIGEAHRSGDIHVHDLDMFAGYCAGWSLKRLIQEGFNGVTGAIASAPPAHFSSACGQIVNFLGTLQNEWAGAQAFSSFDTYMAPFVRLDDMEYEEIVQCMQELIYNLNVPSRWGSQCPFTNLTFDWTCPDDLREEYPLIADEVCDFTYGELQHEMDLINRAFIEVMTGGDADGRVFTFPIPTYNITPDFDWNTENADRLFTMTAKYGLPYFQNFINSDLDPHMIRSMCCRLQLDLRELLKRGNGLFGSAELTGSIGVVTMNMARLGYRFAGDEDALVAELDRLIDIASDSLERKRETIRFHMDRGLFPYSKRYLGHLDNHFSTIGVNGMNEMVRNFSGDEYDITDARGFDMCVRILDHVRDRMVERQEATGHMYNLEATPAEGTTYRFAKEDKKRFPGIIQAGTPEQPYYTNSSQLPVSYTEDPFQALEDQEVLQGKYTGGTVLHLYMGEKMSSGQACKEMVRRSLTAFKVPYITITPTFSICPVHGYLAGEHFTCDKCAEAHPDREPVACEVWTRVMGYFRPVHSFNIGKKGEYAERQMFSEDAAARHGELVSAFPPVDAR; encoded by the coding sequence ATGGATGAGGCCGTTCAGAACCGCTCCGCACGCTACGACGTGGACGCGATCGGCACCGTCGAGGAGTACCTCGACCGATCCGACTGGCGCGTCAACGCGAACGCGAACCAGGGCTACTCCCTCGGCGGGCTCATCCTCAACTCCGCGGGCAAGATCATCGCGAACTACTGGCTCGAGCAGATCTACACCCCCGAGATCGGCGAGGCCCACCGCAGCGGCGACATCCACGTCCACGACCTCGACATGTTCGCGGGCTACTGCGCCGGATGGAGCCTCAAGCGCCTCATCCAGGAAGGCTTCAACGGCGTGACCGGCGCGATCGCGTCCGCCCCGCCCGCCCACTTCTCCTCCGCCTGCGGCCAGATCGTCAACTTCCTCGGCACCCTCCAGAACGAATGGGCCGGCGCCCAGGCCTTCTCCTCCTTCGACACCTACATGGCCCCCTTCGTGCGCCTGGACGACATGGAGTACGAGGAGATCGTCCAGTGCATGCAAGAGCTCATCTACAACCTCAACGTCCCCTCCCGCTGGGGCAGCCAGTGCCCCTTCACGAACCTCACCTTCGACTGGACCTGCCCGGACGACCTGCGCGAGGAGTACCCGCTCATCGCCGATGAGGTCTGCGACTTCACCTACGGCGAACTCCAGCACGAGATGGACCTCATCAACCGGGCCTTCATCGAGGTCATGACGGGCGGCGACGCGGACGGCCGCGTCTTCACCTTCCCGATCCCGACCTACAACATCACCCCCGACTTCGACTGGAACACCGAGAACGCCGACCGCCTCTTCACGATGACCGCGAAGTACGGCCTGCCCTACTTCCAGAACTTCATCAACTCCGACCTCGACCCGCACATGATCCGCTCGATGTGCTGCCGCCTCCAGCTCGATCTGCGCGAGCTGCTCAAACGCGGCAACGGCCTCTTCGGATCCGCCGAGCTCACCGGCTCGATCGGCGTCGTCACGATGAACATGGCGCGCCTCGGCTACCGCTTCGCAGGCGACGAGGACGCCCTCGTCGCCGAACTCGACCGCCTCATCGACATCGCCTCCGACTCCCTGGAGCGCAAGCGCGAGACCATCCGCTTCCACATGGACCGCGGACTCTTCCCCTACTCGAAGCGCTACCTCGGCCACCTCGACAACCACTTCTCGACCATCGGCGTCAACGGCATGAACGAGATGGTCCGCAACTTCTCCGGCGACGAGTACGACATCACCGATGCGCGCGGCTTCGACATGTGCGTGCGGATCCTCGATCACGTCCGCGACCGCATGGTCGAACGCCAAGAGGCGACCGGCCACATGTACAACCTCGAGGCCACCCCCGCCGAGGGGACGACCTACCGCTTCGCCAAGGAGGACAAGAAGCGCTTCCCCGGCATCATCCAGGCCGGCACCCCCGAGCAGCCGTACTACACGAACTCCTCGCAGCTGCCCGTCTCCTACACGGAGGACCCCTTCCAGGCCCTCGAGGACCAGGAGGTCCTCCAGGGCAAGTACACGGGCGGCACGGTCCTCCACCTCTACATGGGCGAGAAGATGAGCTCGGGCCAGGCGTGCAAGGAGATGGTCCGCCGCTCCCTCACCGCCTTCAAGGTCCCCTACATCACGATCACCCCGACCTTCTCGATCTGCCCGGTCCACGGCTACCTCGCGGGCGAGCACTTCACCTGCGACAAGTGCGCCGAGGCCCACCCGGATCGCGAGCCCGTCGCATGCGAGGTGTGGACCCGCGTCATGGGCTACTTCCGGCCCGTCCACTCCTTCAACATCGGCAAGAAGGGCGAGTACGCCGAGCGCCAGATGTTCTCCGAGGACGCGGCCGCGCGCCACGGCGAGCTCGTCTCCGCCTTCCCGCCGGTCGACGCCCGCTGA
- a CDS encoding anaerobic ribonucleoside-triphosphate reductase activating protein, which yields MDEGGRGAAGFSPDDLQIAGIVPMSTVDWPGKFVASVFAQGCPWACPYCQNSAILDPRIPGVVAWSALEDLLSRRRGLLDGVVFSGGEATRQHALLPAMRRVRELGFEVGLHTAGPYPGRLESILEGGLVDWVGIDIKALPEHYEAVAGRRGSGEKAWESLRILLARPEVDHEVRLTVYPDGPKDGLRVARAARAAGARAFALQQARELGAPKGFEASTMGWDEQVRALARECESLGFERFEFRPA from the coding sequence ATGGACGAGGGCGGACGCGGGGCCGCGGGGTTCTCACCGGACGACCTCCAGATCGCCGGCATCGTCCCCATGTCGACGGTCGATTGGCCGGGCAAGTTCGTCGCCTCCGTGTTCGCCCAGGGGTGCCCGTGGGCCTGCCCCTACTGCCAGAACTCGGCGATCCTCGACCCGAGGATCCCCGGCGTCGTCGCGTGGAGCGCCCTCGAGGACCTGCTTTCGCGCCGTCGCGGCCTGCTCGACGGCGTCGTCTTCTCCGGCGGCGAGGCGACGCGCCAGCACGCCCTCCTCCCCGCGATGAGACGGGTCCGCGAGCTCGGGTTCGAGGTCGGCCTCCACACGGCCGGCCCGTATCCGGGCAGACTGGAATCGATTCTCGAGGGCGGCCTCGTCGACTGGGTCGGCATCGACATCAAGGCGCTGCCCGAGCACTACGAGGCCGTGGCCGGGCGCCGGGGCTCGGGCGAGAAGGCCTGGGAGTCCCTGCGCATCCTCCTCGCCCGCCCCGAGGTCGACCACGAAGTCCGCCTCACCGTCTACCCGGACGGGCCGAAGGACGGACTCAGGGTCGCGCGCGCCGCCAGAGCAGCCGGAGCGCGCGCCTTCGCCCTGCAGCAGGCGCGGGAACTCGGTGCTCCGAAGGGCTTCGAAGCCTCGACGATGGGCTGGGACGAGCAGGTGCGGGCGCTCGCGCGGGAATGCGAATCCCTGGGATTCGAGCGCTTCGAATTCCGCCCGGCATGA
- a CDS encoding App1 family protein, with translation MFAEPLIDDESSSLLLTLTSSFGEAGSRALARALGDWGFHPGIVGFGGHGSTRRARVLGRVIMERSQDQRSWLAQRRGWRQFFDAQVPRQPVLVTVGRQRRIAFADRGGYVDLTLSDHGLGAGWHSAWMQVLHESDVRALGLHEGDSLSSTAPALQGRGRGGFSQGRIRAGRPVSVALRIIGEDEAFGVVSDIDDTVMVTMLPRLFAAAKHSFVDRVSSREAVPGMSEFLTRAAGVKGALPGLHAPVIYLSTGAWNVVPALRDFLNRLGYPLGGFLMTDFGPSNTGWFRSGPEHKRRELRRLARMFPTVKWLLVGDDGQRDPEIYAEFARSFPANVAGIAIRSLSEIEQFMSHGTFEALVPDALWTVPQSIPVWFGSDGESLLRGFDEGGIRSARRSPSRSER, from the coding sequence ATGTTCGCCGAACCCCTCATCGACGACGAATCCTCGTCGTTGCTCCTCACCCTCACTTCATCATTCGGTGAGGCGGGCTCGCGCGCACTCGCGCGCGCACTCGGCGATTGGGGCTTCCATCCGGGCATCGTCGGTTTCGGCGGTCACGGCTCGACCCGCCGGGCGCGGGTCCTGGGCCGCGTCATCATGGAGCGGAGTCAGGATCAGCGGTCGTGGCTGGCGCAGCGTCGCGGATGGCGCCAGTTCTTCGACGCGCAGGTCCCGCGCCAGCCGGTCCTCGTCACGGTCGGGCGGCAGAGGCGCATCGCTTTCGCCGATCGCGGCGGGTACGTCGATCTGACTCTGTCCGATCACGGCCTCGGTGCCGGATGGCACAGCGCGTGGATGCAGGTCCTTCACGAATCGGACGTGCGCGCCCTCGGCCTGCACGAGGGGGATTCCCTGTCGTCGACCGCTCCGGCGCTTCAGGGACGAGGGCGGGGCGGTTTCTCCCAGGGGAGGATCCGCGCGGGCCGGCCCGTCTCCGTGGCTCTTCGGATCATCGGCGAGGACGAGGCCTTCGGAGTGGTGTCGGATATCGACGACACGGTGATGGTGACGATGCTCCCCCGCCTCTTCGCGGCGGCCAAGCACTCCTTCGTCGACCGGGTCTCCTCGCGCGAAGCGGTGCCCGGGATGTCGGAGTTCCTCACCAGGGCAGCGGGTGTCAAGGGGGCCCTTCCGGGCCTCCATGCGCCCGTGATCTACCTGTCGACCGGCGCGTGGAACGTGGTCCCCGCCCTTCGGGACTTCCTCAACCGCCTGGGGTATCCCCTCGGCGGGTTCCTCATGACGGATTTCGGGCCGTCGAACACGGGCTGGTTCCGTTCGGGCCCCGAGCACAAGCGCCGCGAGCTGCGTCGCCTCGCCCGCATGTTCCCCACGGTGAAGTGGCTCCTCGTCGGCGATGACGGGCAGCGCGACCCGGAGATCTACGCCGAGTTCGCTCGTTCCTTCCCCGCGAATGTCGCGGGCATCGCGATCCGCTCGCTGTCGGAGATCGAGCAGTTCATGTCGCACGGCACCTTCGAGGCGCTCGTGCCGGACGCCCTGTGGACGGTGCCGCAGTCGATCCCCGTGTGGTTCGGCTCCGACGGCGAGTCGCTCCTGCGCGGTTTCGACGAGGGCGGTATCCGCAGCGCTCGTCGGAGCCCATCGCGTTCGGAGCGGTGA
- a CDS encoding DEAD/DEAH box helicase, giving the protein MSAGDDRLVDVRVIPGRAERLAAWPDWVAPDLVEAWRAKGAPAPWSHQAEALDAIRSGRDVVLATGTGSGKSAPAWTPILSDLVASEESGRISAIRRRPTCLYLSPTKALAADQLAGLSRLLALGPEGSPLRLVRATTADGDTPREAKDWARANADIILTNPDYLHYVMLPGHERWTRFLASLKYLVIDELHHWRGIVGSHIALVVRRLLRLAHSLGADPVVIMLSATVRRPEAVGEAMTGRPAIAIDEDGSPAGAHHLVLWQGRLVPDEAEVDISAFLRAVAGEEIVLEAPLRRLSGQSEAANLTAAFMERGARLLTFVRSRAGAEAVAQQVRDRLSAHASPLTCGIAAYRGGYLPEERRALEQGLRTGDLRAVATTSALELGLDVSGLDATITAGWPGTRASLWQQAGRAGRAGSPGVSVLIASDNPLDAYLVHHPDEIFAPVESAVIDPRNPWVLAPHLAAAAAELPLSEVRDDGEDLALFGEDFPGLADSLVARGYLRRRPAGWFWDATRSERPSDLTDLRGSGGDVQIVEVRSGQVIGTIDEPSADAHVFPDAVYVHQGRTFHVLSLSSLEQPIESAGRAGGAVPEGAGDAGTIDEGQIAAGTIGEGGASRPPGGASASAPAPGAGALPVYIAPPSSIRERQRVALVEEVRTPLRTRAKQHVSVAVRGVEETWTSRDGLVVWRYGSVEVATRVTDYDLLRLPRLEFIRNIELRLPMRTLPTKAVWYELAPGALAALGLEAGELPGALHAAEHAAIGMLPLLATCDRWDLGGLSTAIHDDTGLPTVFVHDAFRGGAGHARCGFDRAKEWIESTLSNVTECDCETGCPRCVQSPKCGNGNEPLSKAGAIVLLGFLAERCPG; this is encoded by the coding sequence ATGTCCGCGGGCGACGACCGCCTCGTCGACGTGCGCGTCATCCCCGGCCGCGCCGAACGCCTCGCGGCCTGGCCCGACTGGGTCGCACCGGACCTCGTCGAGGCCTGGCGCGCCAAGGGCGCACCCGCCCCATGGAGCCACCAGGCCGAAGCCCTCGACGCCATCCGCTCCGGACGCGATGTCGTCCTCGCCACAGGCACGGGATCGGGCAAATCCGCGCCCGCATGGACCCCGATCCTGTCCGACCTGGTCGCCTCGGAGGAATCGGGCCGGATCTCCGCGATCCGCAGGCGCCCGACCTGCCTCTACCTGTCGCCGACGAAAGCACTGGCGGCCGACCAGTTGGCCGGCCTGTCAAGGCTGCTCGCCCTCGGCCCCGAGGGATCGCCCCTGCGCCTCGTGCGCGCGACGACCGCGGACGGCGACACCCCGCGCGAGGCGAAGGACTGGGCGCGCGCGAACGCCGACATCATCCTCACGAACCCGGACTACCTGCACTACGTGATGCTCCCGGGGCACGAGCGCTGGACCCGCTTCCTCGCCTCCCTCAAGTACCTCGTCATCGATGAGCTGCACCATTGGCGCGGCATCGTCGGCAGTCACATCGCCCTCGTCGTCCGCAGGCTCCTGCGACTGGCGCATTCCCTCGGCGCCGACCCGGTCGTCATCATGCTCTCGGCGACGGTCCGCCGGCCCGAAGCGGTGGGAGAGGCGATGACGGGCCGCCCCGCGATCGCCATCGACGAGGACGGTTCGCCCGCCGGAGCCCATCATCTCGTCCTGTGGCAGGGAAGGCTCGTCCCCGATGAGGCCGAGGTCGACATCTCCGCCTTCCTGCGCGCCGTCGCGGGCGAGGAGATCGTCCTCGAGGCCCCGCTCCGCCGACTGTCCGGGCAGAGCGAAGCCGCGAACCTCACCGCCGCCTTCATGGAGCGGGGCGCCCGGCTCCTCACCTTCGTGCGCTCGCGCGCCGGAGCCGAAGCCGTCGCCCAGCAGGTTCGGGACAGGCTCTCAGCCCACGCCTCCCCGCTGACCTGCGGAATCGCCGCCTATCGCGGAGGCTACCTGCCCGAAGAGCGGCGCGCCCTCGAACAGGGACTGCGCACGGGCGATCTCCGGGCCGTCGCCACGACCTCCGCCCTCGAGCTCGGACTCGACGTATCGGGACTGGACGCCACGATCACCGCCGGGTGGCCGGGCACCCGCGCCTCCTTGTGGCAGCAGGCGGGGCGCGCCGGCAGGGCGGGTTCGCCCGGCGTGTCCGTGCTCATCGCCTCGGACAACCCCCTCGACGCCTATCTCGTCCACCACCCTGACGAGATCTTCGCCCCCGTCGAATCGGCCGTCATCGACCCGCGCAACCCCTGGGTGCTCGCCCCGCATCTCGCGGCGGCCGCCGCTGAACTGCCGCTGTCCGAGGTGCGCGACGACGGCGAGGACCTCGCCCTCTTTGGCGAGGACTTCCCCGGGCTGGCCGATTCGCTCGTCGCCCGGGGGTATCTGCGTCGGCGTCCCGCCGGCTGGTTCTGGGATGCGACTCGCAGTGAGCGCCCCTCCGATCTGACGGATCTGCGCGGGTCGGGAGGGGACGTCCAGATCGTCGAGGTCCGATCCGGCCAGGTCATCGGCACGATCGACGAGCCCTCCGCCGATGCGCACGTCTTCCCGGACGCGGTCTACGTCCATCAGGGCCGCACTTTCCACGTCCTGTCGCTGTCCTCCTTGGAGCAGCCGATCGAGTCCGCGGGGCGGGCGGGCGGTGCCGTCCCCGAAGGCGCTGGCGACGCGGGGACGATCGACGAGGGGCAGATCGCGGCGGGGACGATCGGCGAGGGCGGGGCTTCTCGTCCGCCGGGGGGCGCATCGGCTTCAGCGCCGGCGCCCGGTGCGGGCGCCCTTCCCGTCTACATCGCCCCGCCCTCGTCGATACGGGAGCGCCAGCGCGTCGCCCTGGTGGAGGAGGTCCGCACACCGCTGCGCACTCGCGCCAAGCAGCACGTCTCCGTCGCGGTCCGCGGGGTCGAGGAGACGTGGACGAGCCGGGACGGCCTGGTCGTGTGGCGCTACGGTTCCGTCGAGGTCGCGACCCGCGTCACGGATTACGACCTGCTCCGCCTTCCCCGCCTGGAGTTCATCCGCAACATCGAGCTGCGCCTGCCGATGCGGACCCTGCCGACGAAGGCCGTGTGGTACGAGCTGGCACCGGGGGCTCTGGCGGCGCTGGGTCTTGAAGCGGGGGAGCTCCCCGGCGCCCTGCACGCCGCCGAGCACGCGGCGATCGGGATGCTGCCGCTGCTGGCGACTTGCGACCGGTGGGATCTCGGCGGCCTGTCCACCGCGATCCATGACGATACGGGGCTCCCGACCGTCTTCGTCCACGACGCCTTCCGAGGAGGGGCCGGGCACGCGCGCTGCGGTTTCGACCGGGCGAAGGAGTGGATCGAGTCGACGCTCTCCAACGTGACGGAGTGCGACTGCGAGACCGGCTGCCCGCGCTGCGTGCAGTCGCCGAAGTGCGGGAACGGCAACGAACCCCTGTCCAAGGCGGGAGCGATCGTCCTCCTCGGCTTCCTCGCCGAGCGCTGCCCCGGTTGA